The sequence ACCGCGGTCGGCCTCCAGGTGCCCGCCCTGGTGCTCTTCGGTGTCCTCGTCCTGCTGCCGATCCTGTTCGCGCTGTACGCGTCCTTCTTCCGCTGGGGCGGCTTCGGGATGCCGTCCGACTACACCGGTACCGACAACTTCAGCCGGCTGTTCCAGGACCCCGTGTTCATCGGTGACCTGTGGCGCATGCTGCTGCTCGTCGCGCTGTCGCTGGCGCTGCAACTGCCGTTCGCGCTCGCCATGGCCGTGCTGCTCAACCAGAGGGTGCGCGGCCGGGCGGTCTACCGGATGCTGTTCTTCGCGCCGTACGTCCTGTCCGAGGCGATCACCGGTGTGCTGTTCAGCATGATCTTCGCCCCGGACCAGGGCCTCGCCGACCATGTCCTCAAGGCCGTCGGACTCGGCGGGCTCGGCGGCGAGTGGTTCTCCGGCACCTCCACCGTGATGGCCACGCTCTTCCTCGTCATGATGTGGAAGTACTTCGGCTTCCACATGATGCTCTACCTGGCCGGACTGCAGGCCGTCCCGGCCGAGTTGACCGAGGCGGCGATCGTCGACGGCGCGAACGCCTGGCAGCGCTTCCGCCACGTCACCCTGCCGCTGCTCGCCCCCACGCTGCGGATCAGCGTCTTCCTGTCCGTGATCGGCTCGATCCAGCTGTTCGACCTGGTCTGGGTGGTCACAGCCGGCGGACCCGACCACCACTCCGAGACGATGGCCGTGACCATGTTCCAGTACGGCTTCAAGCGCTACCAGGTCGGCTACGCCAGCGCCATCAGCGTGGTCATGTTCGGCATCAGCCTCGTCTTCGCCCTCGCCTACCAGCGGTTCGTCCTGCGCCGCGACCTCGAAGGGGCCACCACGAACATGAGGGGAGCCGGCGCATGAGCCAGCAGGCGCACAAGAACGTCCGCCGCAAGGGCCGGACCCTGCCGCTGCACGTGGTGCTGGTCGCCGTCGGCGCGGTGATGGCCGTACCACTGCTGTACGCGCTGGTGTCCGGATTCAAGTCCACCGACCAGCTCTCCCGCAATCCCGTCGGCCTGCCGCACCCGTGGGTGTTCTCCAACTACGGCGACATCCTCGGCTCGGGGTCCTTCTGGCGGCTGGTCGGCAACAGCACGCTGATCGCGGTCGGTACGACCGTCATCGTCGTCGCGGTCTCCGCGCTCGCCGCGTTCTCCTTCGCACGGTTCGCCTTCCGCGGCCGGGAGTTGCTGTTCACGCTGTTCACGATGGGGCTGATGTTCCCGTTCGCGGTGGCCGCGCTGCCGCTGTTCCTGCTGCTGCGTTCGATGGGGCTGCTGGACAACCCGCTCGGCGTGATCCTGCCTCAGGCCGCGTTCGGACTGCCCATGACCATCATCATCCTGCGCGGCTTCTTCCGGCAGATCCCCGGTGAACTGGAGGAGGCGGCCACGCTCGACGGGTGCGGGCCGCTCGGCTTCTTCTGGCGGGTGCTGCTGCCCATGGCCCGGCCCGCGCTCGGCACGGTCTCCGTGCTCGCCGTCGTCGCCAGCTGGAACAACTTCTTCCTGCCCCTGCTGGTGTTCACCGACAGCACCTGGTGGACCATCCCGATCGGCGTGCAGCAGTTCCAGGGCCAGTACTCCGCCGACACGGCCCGCGTCTTCGCCTACCTGGTGCTCGCGATGGTCCCCGCCCTCGTCTTCTACTCCGTCGCCGAACGCCAGCTCGTCGGCGGCCTCACCGCCGGCGCCACCAAGGGCTGAGCACACCCATCGACACACAGGAGTCGCACCATGCCCAGGAACACCACGCGTCTCAGACTCGCCGGCGCCGTCGCCGCCGTCCTCGTGGCGGCCGGCGTCGCCACCGGCCCCGCCGCCCAGGCGAGCCCGGAGCAGCCGACCCTCGCGCAGCTGGCTCAGCGCCACGGCCGCTACTTCGGCAGCGCCACCGACAACCCCGAACTCACCGACACCGCCTACACGAAGATCCTCGGCAGCGAGTTCGACATGATCACGCCGGGCAACGGCATGAAGTGGTACGCCACCGAACCCCAGCAGGGCGTCTTCGACTGGACGGCCGGCGATCAGATCGTCGACCTGGCCCGCAGGAACCATCAGCGGGTCCGCGCCCACACCCTGGTCTGGCACAGCCAGCTGCCCGGCTGGCTCACCTCGAAGCAGTGGACGGCCGCCGAACTGCGGGCCGTGCTGAAGAAGCACATCACCACCGAGGTACGGCACTACCGGGGAAAGGTGTACTCCTGGGACGTCGTCAACGAGGCCTTCAACGACGACGGCAGCTACCGCGAGACCCTCTGGTACAAGACCCTCGGCCCCGGCTACATCGCCGACGCCCTGCGCTGGGCCCACCAGGCCGACCCGCACGCAAGGCTCTACCTCAACGACTACAACATCGAGGCGACCGGCCCGAAGAGCGACGCCTACTACGCGCTCGCCAAGGACCTCAGGGCCCGGGGCGTCCCGTTCGACGGCATCGGCTTCCAGACCCACCTGGCTCTCCAGTACGGCTATCCCACCACGCTGAAGGAGAACCTGAGCCGCTTCTCGGGCCTCGGCCTGGACACCGCGCTCACCGAGGTCGACGTACGGATGCAACTGCCCGCGAGCGACGCGAAGCTGGCCGAACAGGCGGACTGGTACCGGCAGCTGACCGAGGCCTGCCTGGCCGTGCGCCGGTGCGTCGGCATCACGATCTGGGACTACACCGACAAGTACTCCTGGATCCCGGCCGTCTTCCCGGGCGAGGGCGCGGCCCTGCCCTGGGACGAGCAGCTGCACCCCAAGCCGGCGTACCAGGCGCTGCGGGAGGCGCTGAGCTAGCTTTCGGACACGGTCCGTAGCCACCCCTGGACGCACGTCAGGGCCGGTGCGCACCTCGTACGGTGCGGCCGGCCCCTCGGCTCGTTCGCGCTCGTTCCGCTCAGGCGGCGGTCATCACATGCTCCGCACCCAGCGGGCGGTGCGGAGCGATGATCCGGCCGTCGGGCAGCAGCTCACCGGTGTCCTCGAAGAGCAGGACGCCGTTGCACAGCAGACTCCAGCCCTGCTCCGGGTGGTGCGCCACGAGGCGGGCGGACTCCCGGTCGGCGGACTCGGCTGGCGGACACGGCGGCTGGTGCTGGCACATGGGAGGGATCTCTCGCTCTGTCGTGGTCATGACTGTCCCCCGTGGTGATACGTCGGTCAGAACCCAGTGTTGCCCTCTCGGCGGCATTCCGCAGGGATTTCGCAGCACGGCTTCTCACAGGTTCATGACGCGTCACCCGGGCGGACGGTTCAGTCCAAGTGCACTGTCCCTTTGGGTGGTTCGCAGTGGCCGGATGGCACTAGTCCATGGAGGCCAGGCCCCCGACATGGGTGTACCCCGCCGGCCTGGGGGCGGCGGGGTACGCGGGTGTCCGGTCAGGCGGGCGAGCCGAGCACCGGCGGGCCGAGCAGCGGCAGCGGGGTCGCGCGATGGGTCAGCACCGGCAGCAGCTCGGCGACCCGGAACGGGCGGTGCGCCGGGATGCCGGGCGGGGCAGGTGCCAGCGGCACGAGCAGGTCGGTGCCGGCCGGGTGTCCCTCGGCGCCGTCGGCGGTGGTGTCACCGTGCAGCCACAGCGTGAGCATGTACAGCCCGGGCACGGACAGCAGCCGGGCCTGGTACGGCTGCTGCAGCGCTTCGGCCTGCTCCAGGGCGCGCTTGGTGGAGGGGACGTACGGGCCCTCGAAGAAGTGCGAGAAGGCCCAGCCGTCCGGGGTGAGCATGGTGTCGGCCGCGGCCACCGCCTTCTCGCCGCAGCGGATCAGGAAGCGCCAGCCGGCCAGCCGGGTCGCGGACAGGCCCTGCGGGGTTATCCGGTCCAGCACATGGACGGGCAGGGGGAGTTCGGGTGTTGCCGGGCCCTGCGCGGCACGCAGGGAGGGGGTGCGGGCCTCGCGGACCGCGGTGGGGGAACCGAGGGCGGCGAGGACGGAGCGCAGGGCGGGCGCGGGGGCAGGGGGCAACTGCAGCGGCATGTGGGTCGCCTCTCTCATTCGACAGGCGCGGCGGCGCGAGGAGGGTGGGGCGGACGGCGCTGTCTGCTCACGGAAAGACCAAAAGGGTGGTGGCCCGGGTCGGTGAACGTGGGTACGGCTCGGTCTGCCTCCCGTGACCGCGACGGCAGGTACATGGCAGGAACCACGACCGAGGGCGTCAACCTTCTGCCTTGTGGGCGAAGTTTATACGACGCGTGTTCGGCCGTTGTTTCGTCTATCCGATTTCGGTGAGTCGCGCAAGACGTTAATACGCCGCCGATTTGCGGGACTTCTCCCGTTTCCCGGGCCGGTCCCGCACCGCTGACCTCGGAATACGCGTCGGTAGCGGTCGGCCGAATGTCGTCGGCGTTTTTCACGAGATGCGCCGGGTACCCGGCCGTACGGGCTGCTGCATGCCCAGTGAAAATGCCTCTGGGAACAATCCGACAGAGTAGCGTGCGCCGGGTCCGCGCGGGGCGTTATCGATCGCTTCCGCTGGGCATCATCCCCCCTGCACCCGGGAGCCCGGCGGCCGTCACGTCGGTCCGCCCAGTCGAGGAGGGACACTTCGATGGGGGAGAAGGTCGTGGCGGGGCAGTTCGACCTGTCCGAT comes from Streptomyces sp. FXJ1.172 and encodes:
- a CDS encoding carbohydrate ABC transporter permease, which codes for MTSTFLPGKRSGPDAVLPAPAAGAGRQRARRRALHWLTAVGLQVPALVLFGVLVLLPILFALYASFFRWGGFGMPSDYTGTDNFSRLFQDPVFIGDLWRMLLLVALSLALQLPFALAMAVLLNQRVRGRAVYRMLFFAPYVLSEAITGVLFSMIFAPDQGLADHVLKAVGLGGLGGEWFSGTSTVMATLFLVMMWKYFGFHMMLYLAGLQAVPAELTEAAIVDGANAWQRFRHVTLPLLAPTLRISVFLSVIGSIQLFDLVWVVTAGGPDHHSETMAVTMFQYGFKRYQVGYASAISVVMFGISLVFALAYQRFVLRRDLEGATTNMRGAGA
- a CDS encoding endo-1,4-beta-xylanase, producing the protein MPRNTTRLRLAGAVAAVLVAAGVATGPAAQASPEQPTLAQLAQRHGRYFGSATDNPELTDTAYTKILGSEFDMITPGNGMKWYATEPQQGVFDWTAGDQIVDLARRNHQRVRAHTLVWHSQLPGWLTSKQWTAAELRAVLKKHITTEVRHYRGKVYSWDVVNEAFNDDGSYRETLWYKTLGPGYIADALRWAHQADPHARLYLNDYNIEATGPKSDAYYALAKDLRARGVPFDGIGFQTHLALQYGYPTTLKENLSRFSGLGLDTALTEVDVRMQLPASDAKLAEQADWYRQLTEACLAVRRCVGITIWDYTDKYSWIPAVFPGEGAALPWDEQLHPKPAYQALREALS
- a CDS encoding DUF5999 family protein is translated as MCQHQPPCPPAESADRESARLVAHHPEQGWSLLCNGVLLFEDTGELLPDGRIIAPHRPLGAEHVMTAA
- a CDS encoding carbohydrate ABC transporter permease, with the protein product MSQQAHKNVRRKGRTLPLHVVLVAVGAVMAVPLLYALVSGFKSTDQLSRNPVGLPHPWVFSNYGDILGSGSFWRLVGNSTLIAVGTTVIVVAVSALAAFSFARFAFRGRELLFTLFTMGLMFPFAVAALPLFLLLRSMGLLDNPLGVILPQAAFGLPMTIIILRGFFRQIPGELEEAATLDGCGPLGFFWRVLLPMARPALGTVSVLAVVASWNNFFLPLLVFTDSTWWTIPIGVQQFQGQYSADTARVFAYLVLAMVPALVFYSVAERQLVGGLTAGATKG